The genomic stretch GGTGCTGGTCAGAGGTGGCAGTGCGAAATACGAGCGGAACGCCAGGGCGTGCCCGTCGATCAGCACCAGCGTGTCGGGAGTTCCGGAGGTCATGCCCGACATTCTACTGTGAACGTAATGAGACCCGACCGGGCAGGGTCAGCCCTGGAGCTGCCCGCGCTGCTCGACCAGCGCCGCAAGTTCGCGCGCGATCTCGTGGATCTCCGCACTATCCTGGCCCTCGACCATCACGCGGATCAGGTTCTCGGTGCCGCTGGGGCGCAGATTGACCCGGCCGCGCCCCGAGAGCCGCGCCTCGGCCTGCTCGACGGCCGAGCGCACCACGTCGTCGCGGGCAATGGCCTTCTTGTCGCCCACGCGCACGTTCACCAGGGTCTGCGGGAACATCACGAGGTCGTCGTGCAGGGAATCCAGGGTGGTGCCCAGCTTCTGCATGCTGCCCAGGGTCAGCAGTGCGGTCAGCACGCCGTCACCGGTCGGCGACACGTCCAGGAACAGGATGTGTCCGCTCTGCTCCCCGCCGAGGTGCAGGTGCTGCCCGTGCAGCCGTTCGTGGACGTAGCGGTCGCCCACGGCGGTGCGCTCCAGGGGAATACCGGACTGCTGGAGCTTCACCTCCAGCGCCATGTTCGCCATGATGGTGGTCACGACGGCCTTCTCGCCGCGGGCGCGGGCGTTCAGCAGCAGCATGTGGTCGCCGTGGACGACGTTGCCACGCGAGTCCACGAACAGGGCGCGGTCGGCGTCGCCGTCGAAGGCCACGCCCAGGTCATAGGGGCCGTCCCGCACGATGCGCTGCAGATGTTCCAGATGCGTGCTGCCGCAGCCCCGGTTGATGTTGTGGCCGTCCGGCGTGGTGTAGACGGCGAACACGTCCGCGCCGGCGGCCTGGAACACCTTGGGCGCCACCCGGAAGGCCGCGCCGTTGGCGCAGTCCAGCACGATCCGCAGGCCGCGCAGATCCGGGGCGTGGCGGCACAGGTACTGCACGTACAGCCGCTCGGCCTCGGTGTAGTTGGTGACGCTGCCCATCTGGACACCCGTGACCGGGGCCAGGGTGGGCACGCGGTCGATGGCGGCCTCGATCTCCAGCTCTGTGCCGTCGCTGAGTTTCTGGCCGTCGGCCCCGAAGAACTTGATGCCGTTGTCCTCGTAGGGGTTGTGAGACGCGCTGATCACGACCCCGGCGTCGGCCGTCAGGTGCCGGGTCAGGTAGCTGACGCCCGGCGTGGGCAAGACGCCCACATGGACGACATCGACTCCACGGCTGGTCAGACCGGCGGCCAGGGCGGCCTCCAGCATGTCGCCGCTCTGACGGGTGTCCTTGCCGATGACCACGCGGGCCTTGCCACGCTCCTGCACCAGCACCTCGCCGGCGGCGGCACCCAGCGCCATGACCCACGCGGCCGTCAGGGGATACTCGCCGGCCACGGCCCGCACGCCGTCGGTGCCGAAGTACTTGCGCTCGGTTGTCGTTGAACTCATATACGTCCATCATACGGGCATGAGTGATGTGTGTAACGTGCTCATGCCTGTACGGCGGGTCAGCGTGGGAACCGCCACGCCTCCCCCCGCGTACCGGAGGGCATGAGTGGATTCTCCATCGGGTCGTTCTCGTTCAGCCGCAGCGGCCACCGTCGCGGCGGCTTCCTGCGCCACAGCCATTCCAGCGGCCACCGGGGAGGCTTCCTGGGGCACAGTCACTCCAGCGGACACCGGGGGCACTACGTCCAGGGTGGCCATTACCGTCAGGTGCGCCGCTCGCGCGGGCCGCTCGGCTGCCTGGGCGCGTTCGTCGTCGGGATGGCGGTCGTGGGCAGTGCCGTGGGCGGCGTGGTGAGCCTGCTGACGTGAGGCCCGGCCTGCACCTGCACCCGTGAGAGCACGCCTGCACGCAGGCTGGAGTGCCCTGAGACGCGGTGGGCCAGCCGTCAGTGCCCACGTGTGGCCATGGGCACTGGCGGACGCCTTTCCGGGGTCACGCCGCGTACTGGAAACGTGGACGGGCGAGGGCGCGGCCTTCGCCCGCTACCGTTCGGCCCACGGCCCACTCTTCCTGAAATACCTGCCGCTGACGTGGCACGATGTCCGCGCGTGCACCCGCCTGGAACGCGAGGCGGCGTACCTGCGCGACCTCGCGCCCCTGTCGCCGGTGGCACATGCCCCACATCTGCACTCGGCCACGTCCGGCACACACGCACACCTGCTGACGCGCGACCTGACCAACGACACGACCGGGTGGGGGGCCTTCTCCACGGATCCCGACCGGGAACGCGGGCTGCTGGATGTGGTACGCCTGCTGGCTCGCCACCACGCCTTCTGGGCCGGGCCAGCCGGCCACGGGCACCCGGCCCTGACCGGCCTGTGGGGGTGGCAGCCCGACGAGGTTCTGGCTCGGGCACAGCGGATGGCGGCGGCACCGGCACAGTACGGCGAGGCGGCTGGCGCGGTCACGGCCGTCGCCGCCGCCCTGCCGGATCTGCTGTCCGCTGCCCGCACCGTCACGCTGGTGCACGGCGACATCCACGCCGGACAGGTGCTGTGGCCGCGTGACGGCCGCCCGCCTGTGCTGATCGACTACGGCCAGACCCACCCGTCTGTGCCCGGCGAGGATCTGGCACACCTGCTGGCGATCCGCCTGGACGCCGCCGAACGTGAGCGGCTCGGCCCGGCGCTGAGGGACGCCTATCGGGAGGAACTCGCCCACCACGGCCTGAGGCTCACTCTGAGCGAACTGGCCGCCCAGGAACGCGCCGGGCTGGCCCTGAATGTCCTGACCACGGCCCGGCAGGCGCAGCGCACACCGGGCAGCGGCGTCGGGAACGCACTGACCCAGGTACTTCAGGTCTGGTCAGCGGCCGAAGCGCCGAGTCCCAGGAACGCCCGGTAACGGTTCAGCTCGGCGTCCAGCCCCCGGCACAACGTGGCGGTCTGCCGCACGCCGGGCGCGTATCCCAGTTCTGCATGCAGTTCTCCACCCTCCACCTTCAGGTTCGCCCACCCCACGGCGCGGTCACCGTGGAACACTGGCAGCGCGTAGTAGCCCATGACCCGCTTCGCGGGCGGCGTGTACGCTTCGAAGCGGTACGCCCAGCCGTGCAGATGCTCGAAGCGGCGCCGATCCCACACCAGCGGATCGAAGGGATTCACGATCCGCACGCCGCGTGCCTCCGCGACATCGGCCAGATCACGCTCGGGTGCCCAGACGTAGGCCACGCCGTCCACCTTCGCCGCGTTCAGCTCAGCCCTGACCGCGTGCCGGAAGGCGGCCCGCAGTTCCTGACGCAGATGCGGCAGGCCGAAGCCCGACAGCGATACCAGATACCCCAGACTGGCCTGTGGCAGCGGCCCGTACAGGGCGGCCAGCAGGTGGATGACCCGGCGCAGGCGCTCGTGCTCGGGCAGCGGCGTCTCGCGCAGGACGCTCAGGTGCGGTGCCACCCCATACACCCGCACGCCGCCCTCCCGGCGCACGATCCGGGCCTCGCCCCGGTAGTGCAGCGCGTCCAGGGCGCGGGTCGTGGCGGTGCCCTGCCCGCCCCAGTAGGTCGTGGCCGTGCGCTTCCCCAGCAGGGCGACCAACTCTCTGGGGTGCAGCTCGCCGCGTTCGCTCAGTACCGCCCGCACGTCGTCCAGCAGCGCCGGGTGCTCGCCCTCGATGCGGGTGGACGCCACCACGCGCGGGTGCAGCAGCGCCTGCACGTGCCGGGGCACGAACCCGTAGTTCGGGATCATGTCCTCCTCGGCATCCAGCGTGGGATACAGCCGTTCCAGATCGCCGGCCCGGTACCCCCGCACCCGCTGCATGAGGGTCAGATCCTGGGCACGCGCCGGCGCACGGATCGGGTCGGCCTGGACGAAGCCCATGACGTTCAGGGCGGACTGGAGGTCTGCGGCCGGGCGCACCGTCTGCATGGCCGCCGCCCGAAGCAGCGCCGGGGTGATGTCTGGGCTCACGGTCACAGTTTAGCGCACGACAGAACACTGTGGCCTGAATCTGGTCAGGCCACAGTGGGTGGAGGTGGGTCTTGCATATGGATGGGCGGCGGGTGTCTATAGCCCTGTCAAGCACGCCGACGGGCTGTGCCCGTTCCCCCCTCCCCAGCCCTCCCCCACACGGAGGGGGAGGGAGTCAGAGGTACAGCTGGCACGGTCACCGTGCTGATTCGGATCAAACGTCCGCAGGGGGAGGGGGTGAAAGCAGTGATCCCGGCCCATCTGCTCCATCACGCCACGCGGGTCATATCAGACCCAGACCAGGGCGTGACGACCGCTTACTTGATCGTGCCGTTCAGGCCGTTCGGGTAGAAGCCGCCCTTGGTGGCACCGGGGGCCAGGTACACGATGTTCAGAACCTCGCGGGTGCTGCGGCCGTAGGCCACGCCGTTCTTGTCGGCGGGCGCAATGACGGCGCGACCACTGGCGTCGCTCAGGCCCATGTCCTTGCCGCCGCCGACCTTGCCGCGCAGGCTGCTGATCGCCTGGACGACCTGCCCGACGTACAGGCCGGCCGCCGCCGTGACCTGACGCTGCTGGTACAGCATGGTGCGGATCGCGCCGCCGTGGTAGGCCTCCACGGCCAGGATGCCCGCCGCCGCCTGCAGGTATGCAGGGTTGGTGATCAGCGTGGCCGCGCCGTTGTACGCGGTGACACCCACGTCCTCGAAGATGAACGCGCCGTGCAGGAAGAACAGGTCGTTGGCAAAGGGATTGAAGCCCTTGATGGCCCCACCGCTCGCGGCCTGCCCGGCGGCGTCGAAGGCCCCGGCCAGATCGATCACGGGGCGCATGGCCGCTCCCTTGCCCAGGGCGCCGTGCAGGAACTTGACGTGCTGGAGTTCGTCCTCGGCGATGTCGTTGGCCAGGGCCTGCACGTTGCTGTCCTTGAACTGCATGCCGCGCGTCATGTCCAGGCTGGCGGGCAGCCGGATCTCGGCCCCGCCGCCGATGGCCTTCAGTTCATTCACGCGGCCCACGGCAGCCAGGTAGAACGCCGCTTCCAGGTATTCCAGGTTCAGGGCAAAGTTCAGGACATCGCCGTCAATGTTCTTGGCGGGCGCCGCCAGGGCACCCGTGCCGGTCAGGCCCAGCGCAGCGGTGCCCAGACCGATCTTGCCCAGGAATCCCAGGGCGGCGCGGCGGTTCAGGCCGTCGGTGGTGGCGGTGGCCGTGCTGATGGACTCGTCAATCGTCGTCATGGTGTGCTCCTTGGAACGTGCAGGTGACCGGTGGACACGCCGGAGCGTGGACACGTGAGGTCGTGGTGCGAGGGGGTGGGGTGGCGGGTGTCGTGTCCCCTGCCGCCCGTGGCTGACATGTGGCTATAAGCGGGGCAGGTGCGAACCGGATCACGACACCCCCCGAGATGAACGGCACATGAAGGCCGGCAGGGTCTGTCGGGCCGTGGGGGCAGCCCGCCCATACGGCCGGAACGGGGCCGCGTAGAGTGGAGGCATGAGTGCCCAGCCCACCCTGTTCGAACGCATCATCGCGCGGGAGATTCCCAGCGACATCGTGTATGAGGACGACCAGTACCTGGCGATCCGCGACATCGCCCCGAAGGCGCCCATCCACCTGCTGGTTATCCCCAAGCGGGCCACGGCGCGGGTGGACGAGATCACCGACGCGACCGAGATGGGCGACCTGTGGCTGACGGCCGTGAAGGTCGCCCGGCAACACGCGCAGGACTTCCGACTGCTGGTGAACTGCGGCGCGGGCGGCGGGCAGGTCGTGTTCCACACCCACATCCACATCCTGGCCGGGTGGGAACACGGCCCGGACAGCGACACCTGATGCCACACCCTGACTTCGCCGCTGTGCTGTTCGATCTGGACGGCGTGCTGATCGACACCGAGACGCTGATCGGGGCGCTGTGGGCCGAGATCTTCGCGGAGCGCGACCTGCACCTGAGCGCCGCCGAGATCACCCGCCTGACCAGCGGCCAGCGCTTCGAGGGCGTGCTGCGTCAACTGGACGAGGAACGCGGCTGGAAGGCCCCGGAGGATTTCCTGCCGATGCTGGGCGAGCGCTTCAACGGGGCGTTTGCCCACGTGCCCGTCATCGAGGGGGCGGCCGGCACCCTGCGTGCGCTGCGGGCCGCTGGCATTCCCTGTGCGGTGGCGAGCAACAGTGAGAAACACCGGCTGACGCTGAAACTGGATGGCGCCGGACTGACCGATCTGGTCGGCGTCCATGCCTATGATCCCTCGCTGGTCGGCGGCGTGGGCAAGCCCGATCCGGCGCTGTACGTGTACGCCGCCGCGCAGCTGGGGGTGGATGTGCGTGAGTGCGTGGTGATCGAGGACAGTGTGCCGGGGGCGCGGGCAGGCGTGGCTTCTGGCGCAACCGTGTGGGGCCTGCTGGCGGGCGGCCACCACACCCACGACAGCCGGAGCGAGCTGGAGGCCGTGGGCGTGACCCGTTTCATGCAGTCGCACGCGCAACTGAGGGACGCACTGGGTGTATCGCTTCCGGTCTAGCGCAACAGCGGGGCGACCCAACCCTGCTTGACTTCAAAGTCTACATATGTTGCTATTACTCCATGCCCCGTCTTCCAAACTCCAGCCCACACTCGCTGGCCGTCCTCGGGAGCCTTCTCCAGACGTACCCGGCCCACACCTACGGCTACGACCTGAGTAAGGCCACCGACCTGAAGAGCGGCACCCTGTATCCCATTCTCCAGCGCCTGCACGAGCAGGGCTATCTGGACGCCCAGTGGGAGGACTCTCCGCACCCTGGCAAGCCCCCCCGCCACATCTACCGCCTGACCGAGACCGGCCTGACGCTGGCGCGGGAGCGGCGCGAGCGGAGTACACCTGCCCGCAGCCTAAAAGGAGCGCTGACATGACCCCGGAAGACTGGAAGAAGGGTATGGAGAACGAGGCGGCGAGCGTGGAGGATGCGGGGTGGGCACTGGAGACGCAGGTGGCAGCCCATCGGTTCTGGTGGAGAGCCGCCATCACAGCCGGAGCGATGTTTGCGCTGATTGGTGCCGTTCAGGTTCTCGTCGTGCATGTCTCCTGGCGGAACGCCACACCGGCGGGGCTGTGGTTCGGCATCATGATCACCGTGGCGCTGGTAGGCGCTGCTCTCGGCGCGCTGCGCACCGGGGTACTCGAGGTCGGTGTGGGCGCGCTGGCATATCTGCCGGGCGCGTGGCTGACCGTGGTGGCGTTACAGGCCGTGCTGGGCGACGTGGCCCCACGTGACCCAGGATTCGTGGACGAGGCCGTGACCGTGCTGGCCGTCATCGCGGCCTGCGCAGCGGGAAGCATGGGCCACCTGACGGTCAGGCGAACCCTGTTCAGACGCTGACCTGAATCACAAGCATCGGGCCGACCCCACCACGAGATCGGCCCGGTTTCCCTTCACCTCACGCCATTGGCAGTTCGACCATGCCGCCGGGCAATTCGCCGTCGCCCCGGCCCTCCATGCGGGCGGTCACGGCCAGCCCGGTCGGAGTCTGGGCCAGGCCACCGTCGGCGGTCTCGCGCAGGGCAGCGGGCATCATGCGGCCCACGGAGGCCATAGCGCCCAGCACCTCGTCGGGCGGGATGAAGGATTCGAGCTGCGCCAGGGCCAGCTGCGCGGCGCTGACAGCGTGGACGGCGTAGAAGGCGTTGCGACTCACGCAGGGCACCTCGACGTAGCCGCCGACCGGATCGCACACCAGACCGATGGTGTTCATCAGGGCCATGCTGGCGGCGTGGACGGCGGCGCGAGGACTGCCGCCCAGCAGTTCCACGATGGCAGCGGCGGCCATGGCGGCGCTGCTGCCGATCTCGGCCTGACAGCCCCCGGCCGCGCCACTGATGAACATGCGCTTGCTGATGGCCTTGCCGATTCCGGCGGCCAGGATCATGGGATCGACCAGCCGTTCGTCGGGAATCCCCAGGTGGTCGGCCACGCCGATCAGTGCTCCGGGGATCGTGCCCGCGCTGCCGGCGGTGGGCGCGGCGACGATCCGGCCCATGCGGGCATTCTCCTCGTTCACGGCCATGGCGTAGGCCTGCACGCGCTTCAGGAGCGGGCTCTGCAGGGCATCGGCGGCGTTCCACAGGCCGCTGGCATTCCAGCCGACCATGCCGGTGATGCTGGGGGCATCGGAGTTCAGGCCGCGCTGGATGCTGTCCCGCATTTCACCGATCCGGCGCAGCATCTCGGCGCGGATGTCGTCGGCATTCAGGCCGGTCTCGGCACAGTCCTGGGCCAGAATCCACGCCGAGGCGGGAGCGGGCGCGTTGAGGATGTCGTCCAGGGTCATAGGGGGAACCTCGGGTCAGTGGTCTAGACGACCAGCCTACCGGATGCCCCGCCAGCCCGCCATGACCCGTCCCGCAATCCCGGATTCTGCCGCACCCCAGCGTTATTTCAGGGGCTTCTCGAAGTCGTCGGCCCCGATGGAGGCCGTGCCCCCAGCCACCTCGTTCCGGTCGAGGACGAAGGCCAGAACATCCACATACTGCCGGTCGGTCAGGCTGCCCGGCGCATTCTTCGGCATGGTCTTGACCTTGGCGTGCAGGGCTCCCACAGTCTTGTATTTCGCCACGAACGCCGCACCGATCAGCGTCGGGGCGCGGTTGCCCTGGAGCTTGTCGCCGTGGCAGCCCTGGCAGCTCTTGGCGTAGACCGCCTGACCGGCCGCAACCTGCGCGGCGCGGGCACTCAGGGCGGCCTCCTTCAGGTCGTCCTTCTTCAGACCACCGGCGGGGAGGGCCACGCCGTTCCGCTCGAACAGCAGCGCGACCACATCCAGATACTGCTGTTCGGACAGGGTACCCGGCGCGTTCTTGGGCATGGTCTTTGAGACCTTGGTATGAAGGTCGGCGTAGGTGTGATCGCCTCCCGCGTACTTCCCGAGCATTCCGGCCCCCACCAGCGCCGGGGCACGGTTGCCCTGGAGCTTGTCGCCGTGGCAGCCCTGGCAGCTCTTGGCGTACACGGACAGTCCAGATTTGACCTGCGCCGCCACCGCATCCTCGGGGGCAGCCGGGGCCGCGGGGGCAGCCGCCAGCGCCGCCCACAGCATCCCGCCGCCGAGAACGAGGACACTGCCCGCCACCATGCCAGAACGCTTGTTCATGAGGCCCACCTTCCCGGACGGACGCACGACCACCGTCCCCCCGGCTGTCGAGATTCACCGGCAGCGTACGCCGCCCGCGGCCCGCCGCCCATGGACTATAGTCGGATGGCTCGCTCCGGGCCCTGCGGTGCGGGTGTGGGCTCACGCCTCCCTGGCCACCTGCAGCAGCTCTCCACGCTGCACCATCTCCACGATCCTCAGGAGGTCGGGGCGGTAGTAGCGGTCGCGGGTCATGTTGGGGATGTGTGCGCGGATGTGTTCCCACGCGGCCTGAGCGCCACGCCCGGCGTGGAGGGTCTGGAAGTCGAGGGCCTGCGCGGCGCACAGCAGTTCGATTCCGATGACGTTCTGCACGTTCTCCAGGATGGCCCGCAGTTGCCGGGCACCGTGCGCCCCCATGCTGACGTGGTCTTCCTGGTTGGCGCTGGTGGGAATGGTGTCCACGCTGGCCGGGTGGGCGAGCACCTTGTTCTCGCTGACGAGGGCGGCGGCGGTGTACTGCGCGATCATGAACCCGCTGTTCAGGCCGCCCTGGGGCGCGAGGAACCCCGGCAGGCCCGACAGGGCGGGATTCAACAGCTGCTCGCAGCGGCGCTCGCTGATGCTGCCGAGTTCCGCCACCGCGACCTTCAGCGCGTCGATGGTCACGGCGAGCGGCTGCCCGTGGAAGTTCCCGCCGCTGACCACGTCGCCGGTCTCCGGGAAGATCAGGGGGTTGTCCGTCACGGACGCGAACTCGACCGCCAGCACCCGCTCGGCGTGCGCGAGGACGTCCAGGCTCGCGCCGTGCACCTGCGGCGCGGCCCGCAGCGAGTACGCGTCCTGCACCTTCCCGTCCCCCACCAGATGCGACGGGGCGATCTGCGAGTCGCGCAGGAAGAACCGCAGCTCCTCCGCGACCGCGACCGCGCCGGGATGGGGGCGCAGGCCCACCACGTCCGGCTGGAAGGGCCGGTGCGAGCCGTACATCGCCTCGACGGTCATGGCCGCCGCCAGATTCGCCGTGCCCAGCAGCGTCCGGGCATCGGCCACGGCCAGCGCGAGCAGGCTGCCCATCAGCTGCGTGCCGTTGATCAGCGCCAGCCCCTCCTTGGCCTGCAAGGTCAGCGGTGTCAGGTTCAGCTCGGCCAGCACGTCGGCACTGGGCCGCACCGTCCCCCGGTACTCCATGTCGCCCAGACCGATCAGGCCCAGCGCCAGGTGAGCCAGCGGCGCGAGATCGCCGGATGCCCCCACGCTGCCCTGCGCCGGGATGACCGGCAGCGCCCCCGCGTTCAGCAGCGCCAGCAGCAGTTCCACGACCTCGGGCCGCACGCCGGAATGCCCCAGCGCCAGCGACTGCGCGCGCAGCAGCAGCATGCTGCGCACCACCTCGGTCGGCAGGGCCTCCCCCACGCCGATCGCGTGCGACAGGATCAGGTTCAGCTGCAGTTCCTCCAGCCCCGCACGCGGCACCTGCACCGACGCAAACTTCCCGAACCCCGTGTTCACGCCATACACCGCGGCGTCGCCGTCCACGATCCGCTCGATCACCGCCCGTGCCCGGAGAATGCGTCCACGCGCCGCCTCGGACAACTCCACGGACTCGCCGCCACGCACGACGGAGAGGAATTCAGACAGGGACAGGTGTTGGTCGAGAATCACAGGTGCTCCTTATTGGAACGATAGATATACATCTGCCCGAAAAGATCTTCAAAATCTTTTTGAGGGGTCAATCCACGCCAGTGTGGCTCATCGTCCGTAAATTGAACAATCAGGCCTGAGTCCGTAATAAAGAGTGGCGACCAGGCGTCCTCGACGGCCAGCGGATAGAGTTTCTGCTGGTGAGATCGTTCAAACTCCGGGAAGTTGGGGTCGCCGTCTGTTTGAATGTCATATGTCCAACTCGTTCCAACATCATTCAGGTTGAATTGAATGTTGTTTCGTAGCCCCAGACCGTCAAACTGCTCAAGAACTGCCCGCGCAAGGGGGAAAATCTGCCAGCCGTTCTTCTCGGCCAGGGCTACATCCGCCGATATATCGACACGGCGATCCTCAGACCATCCGATAGCAAGGAGCTGGGTGCGGAGTTCATCAGTGATTTCAAATGGCAGATCAGACATGCCGACCGTCCATCCAGACGTCCCGCACCGGATTCGCCCCCAGGGTGTACGCCAGATCGCGCCAGTCGGCGCTGTGCAGGGCCAGGAAGTCGGCCCGTTGGCCGGGCGCGAGGGCTGCCCGGTCGCCCAGTCCCAGAGCCGCCGCCGCGTTCACGGTGCAGGCGGTCAACGCCTCGGCGGGGGTCAGGCGGTTCAGGCGCACCGCGAGGGCCAGGGCCAACTGGACACTGAACACGGGTGAGGAACCGGGATTCAGGTCGGTGCCCACGGCAACCGCCGCGCCCGCGTCGATCAGTGCCCGGCCCGGTGCGGCGGGCAGGCCCA from Deinococcus sp. AB2017081 encodes the following:
- a CDS encoding PadR family transcriptional regulator; translated protein: MPRLPNSSPHSLAVLGSLLQTYPAHTYGYDLSKATDLKSGTLYPILQRLHEQGYLDAQWEDSPHPGKPPRHIYRLTETGLTLARERRERSTPARSLKGALT
- a CDS encoding SUKH-3 domain-containing protein, encoding MSDLPFEITDELRTQLLAIGWSEDRRVDISADVALAEKNGWQIFPLARAVLEQFDGLGLRNNIQFNLNDVGTSWTYDIQTDGDPNFPEFERSHQQKLYPLAVEDAWSPLFITDSGLIVQFTDDEPHWRGLTPQKDFEDLFGQMYIYRSNKEHL
- a CDS encoding phosphotransferase family protein, which translates into the protein MRARLHAGWSALRRGGPAVSAHVWPWALADAFPGSRRVLETWTGEGAAFARYRSAHGPLFLKYLPLTWHDVRACTRLEREAAYLRDLAPLSPVAHAPHLHSATSGTHAHLLTRDLTNDTTGWGAFSTDPDRERGLLDVVRLLARHHAFWAGPAGHGHPALTGLWGWQPDEVLARAQRMAAAPAQYGEAAGAVTAVAAALPDLLSAARTVTLVHGDIHAGQVLWPRDGRPPVLIDYGQTHPSVPGEDLAHLLAIRLDAAERERLGPALRDAYREELAHHGLRLTLSELAAQERAGLALNVLTTARQAQRTPGSGVGNALTQVLQVWSAAEAPSPRNAR
- a CDS encoding HAD family hydrolase, producing MPHPDFAAVLFDLDGVLIDTETLIGALWAEIFAERDLHLSAAEITRLTSGQRFEGVLRQLDEERGWKAPEDFLPMLGERFNGAFAHVPVIEGAAGTLRALRAAGIPCAVASNSEKHRLTLKLDGAGLTDLVGVHAYDPSLVGGVGKPDPALYVYAAAQLGVDVRECVVIEDSVPGARAGVASGATVWGLLAGGHHTHDSRSELEAVGVTRFMQSHAQLRDALGVSLPV
- a CDS encoding DNA glycosylase AlkZ-like family protein, whose translation is MQTVRPAADLQSALNVMGFVQADPIRAPARAQDLTLMQRVRGYRAGDLERLYPTLDAEEDMIPNYGFVPRHVQALLHPRVVASTRIEGEHPALLDDVRAVLSERGELHPRELVALLGKRTATTYWGGQGTATTRALDALHYRGEARIVRREGGVRVYGVAPHLSVLRETPLPEHERLRRVIHLLAALYGPLPQASLGYLVSLSGFGLPHLRQELRAAFRHAVRAELNAAKVDGVAYVWAPERDLADVAEARGVRIVNPFDPLVWDRRRFEHLHGWAYRFEAYTPPAKRVMGYYALPVFHGDRAVGWANLKVEGGELHAELGYAPGVRQTATLCRGLDAELNRYRAFLGLGASAADQT
- the sdaAA gene encoding L-serine ammonia-lyase, iron-sulfur-dependent, subunit alpha, which codes for MTLDDILNAPAPASAWILAQDCAETGLNADDIRAEMLRRIGEMRDSIQRGLNSDAPSITGMVGWNASGLWNAADALQSPLLKRVQAYAMAVNEENARMGRIVAAPTAGSAGTIPGALIGVADHLGIPDERLVDPMILAAGIGKAISKRMFISGAAGGCQAEIGSSAAMAAAAIVELLGGSPRAAVHAASMALMNTIGLVCDPVGGYVEVPCVSRNAFYAVHAVSAAQLALAQLESFIPPDEVLGAMASVGRMMPAALRETADGGLAQTPTGLAVTARMEGRGDGELPGGMVELPMA
- the glmM gene encoding phosphoglucosamine mutase; translation: MSSTTTERKYFGTDGVRAVAGEYPLTAAWVMALGAAAGEVLVQERGKARVVIGKDTRQSGDMLEAALAAGLTSRGVDVVHVGVLPTPGVSYLTRHLTADAGVVISASHNPYEDNGIKFFGADGQKLSDGTELEIEAAIDRVPTLAPVTGVQMGSVTNYTEAERLYVQYLCRHAPDLRGLRIVLDCANGAAFRVAPKVFQAAGADVFAVYTTPDGHNINRGCGSTHLEHLQRIVRDGPYDLGVAFDGDADRALFVDSRGNVVHGDHMLLLNARARGEKAVVTTIMANMALEVKLQQSGIPLERTAVGDRYVHERLHGQHLHLGGEQSGHILFLDVSPTGDGVLTALLTLGSMQKLGTTLDSLHDDLVMFPQTLVNVRVGDKKAIARDDVVRSAVEQAEARLSGRGRVNLRPSGTENLIRVMVEGQDSAEIHEIARELAALVEQRGQLQG
- the hutH gene encoding histidine ammonia-lyase; the encoded protein is MILDQHLSLSEFLSVVRGGESVELSEAARGRILRARAVIERIVDGDAAVYGVNTGFGKFASVQVPRAGLEELQLNLILSHAIGVGEALPTEVVRSMLLLRAQSLALGHSGVRPEVVELLLALLNAGALPVIPAQGSVGASGDLAPLAHLALGLIGLGDMEYRGTVRPSADVLAELNLTPLTLQAKEGLALINGTQLMGSLLALAVADARTLLGTANLAAAMTVEAMYGSHRPFQPDVVGLRPHPGAVAVAEELRFFLRDSQIAPSHLVGDGKVQDAYSLRAAPQVHGASLDVLAHAERVLAVEFASVTDNPLIFPETGDVVSGGNFHGQPLAVTIDALKVAVAELGSISERRCEQLLNPALSGLPGFLAPQGGLNSGFMIAQYTAAALVSENKVLAHPASVDTIPTSANQEDHVSMGAHGARQLRAILENVQNVIGIELLCAAQALDFQTLHAGRGAQAAWEHIRAHIPNMTRDRYYRPDLLRIVEMVQRGELLQVAREA
- a CDS encoding c-type cytochrome gives rise to the protein MNKRSGMVAGSVLVLGGGMLWAALAAAPAAPAAPEDAVAAQVKSGLSVYAKSCQGCHGDKLQGNRAPALVGAGMLGKYAGGDHTYADLHTKVSKTMPKNAPGTLSEQQYLDVVALLFERNGVALPAGGLKKDDLKEAALSARAAQVAAGQAVYAKSCQGCHGDKLQGNRAPTLIGAAFVAKYKTVGALHAKVKTMPKNAPGSLTDRQYVDVLAFVLDRNEVAGGTASIGADDFEKPLK
- a CDS encoding histidine triad nucleotide-binding protein, translating into MSAQPTLFERIIAREIPSDIVYEDDQYLAIRDIAPKAPIHLLVIPKRATARVDEITDATEMGDLWLTAVKVARQHAQDFRLLVNCGAGGGQVVFHTHIHILAGWEHGPDSDT
- a CDS encoding ferritin-like domain-containing protein, which produces MTTIDESISTATATTDGLNRRAALGFLGKIGLGTAALGLTGTGALAAPAKNIDGDVLNFALNLEYLEAAFYLAAVGRVNELKAIGGGAEIRLPASLDMTRGMQFKDSNVQALANDIAEDELQHVKFLHGALGKGAAMRPVIDLAGAFDAAGQAASGGAIKGFNPFANDLFFLHGAFIFEDVGVTAYNGAATLITNPAYLQAAAGILAVEAYHGGAIRTMLYQQRQVTAAAGLYVGQVVQAISSLRGKVGGGKDMGLSDASGRAVIAPADKNGVAYGRSTREVLNIVYLAPGATKGGFYPNGLNGTIK